One region of Hemiscyllium ocellatum isolate sHemOce1 chromosome 32, sHemOce1.pat.X.cur, whole genome shotgun sequence genomic DNA includes:
- the LOC132830922 gene encoding deoxyribonuclease-1-like, whose translation MAFIVMIVLISCFIQGSQGLKIAAFNIQRFDQSKVSDHRTLNILIQILQRYDLITIEEVMDADNSAITELVMKLNQLTKLHYNYIISDHLGRSSYKEKYAFVYNENILKPMEWYHFDDGCEQCGTDTFIREPFIVHFHSLTTTVKDFVLAAIHTSPSYAVREVDGLYDVWADAKDHFNTENILILGDYNAACNYVTDSDWPHIRLRQHKKFHWLIGDEVDTTVSKYTHCAYDRFVVTTEGLLKTIVPGSVKAFNFQKAFHLPYYTVKEVSDHYPIELELEDDPSTADAKYKTGTSIGINGGISGGPCSCKGVDFTSCDGRCGAYSPNFPCSCTASCSKYQDCCADYGNYC comes from the exons atggcatttattgtGATGATAGTTCTGATTAGCTGCTTTATACAGGGAAGTCAAGGGCttaaaattgcagcatttaacaTCCAGAGATTTGATCAGTCAAAAGTCAGTGATCACAGAACTCTTAACATTCTCATCCAG ATTTTACAAAGGTATGACCTTATCACCATTGAAGAAGTTATGGACGCTGACAATTCAGCAATAACAGAACTAGTGATGAAACTGAATCA ATTGACCAAACTGCATTATAATTACATCATCTCTGATCATCTTGGTCGCAGTTCATACAAAGAAAAATATGCATTTGTGTATAA CGAGAATATTCTCAAACCCATGGAATGGTACCACTTCGATGATGGCTGTGAACAGTGTGGAACTGACACCTTCATCCGGGAACCTTTTATAGTGCACTTCCACTCCCTCACTACAA CTGTCAAGGATTTTGTACTCGCAGCCATCCACACTAGTCCAAGCTATGCAGTCAGAGAGGTTGATGGATTGTATGATGTTTGGGCTGATGCAAAGGACCACTTCAATACTGAG AACATCTTGATACTTGGAGATTACAACGCAGCTTGTAACTATGTCACAGATAGTGATTGGCCTCATATACGACTGCGTCAACATAAAAAATTTCATTGGCTGATTGGTGATGAGGTAGACACAACTGTCAGTAAATACACACATTGTGCATATGACAG GTTTGTTGTGACCACAGAAGGATTGCTTAAGACAATAGTTCCTGGCTCAGTCAAGGCCTTCAATTTCCAAAAAGCTTTTCATCTCCCATATTATACA gtgaaagaagtctcagatcaTTATCCTATTGAGCTTGAACTGGAGGATGATC CTAGCACTGCTGATGCTAAATACAAGACTGGGACAAGTATTGGTATCAATGGTGGAATCAGTGGTGGTCCATGTAGCTGCAAAGGTGTAGATTTCACATCCTGCGATGGACGGTGTGGTGCATATTCACCTAATTTTCCTTGCAGTTGTACTGCAAGCTGTTCTAAATATCAGGATTGCTGTGCAGACTATGGAAATTATTGTTAA